In Stutzerimonas stutzeri, a genomic segment contains:
- a CDS encoding DMT family protein, producing MPIWLQTAALLCLSNLFMTFAWYGHLKTLNGKPWLIAALISWCIALFEYLIMVPANRIGYTELSIGQLKIMQEVITLAIFVPFSVLYMQQPLKLDYLWAGLCLMGAVYFIFRS from the coding sequence ATGCCCATCTGGCTTCAGACTGCTGCCCTGCTCTGCCTATCCAACCTGTTCATGACCTTCGCTTGGTACGGCCATCTCAAGACGCTCAATGGCAAGCCCTGGCTGATAGCCGCTTTGATCAGCTGGTGCATCGCCTTGTTCGAGTACCTGATCATGGTGCCAGCCAACCGCATCGGTTACACCGAATTGTCGATCGGGCAGCTGAAGATCATGCAGGAGGTAATTACCCTCGCCATCTTCGTGCCGTTCAGCGTGCTGTATATGCAGCAGCCATTGAAACTCGACTATCTATGGGCCGGGCTGTGCCTGATGGGTGCGGTCTATTTCATCTTCCGATCGTGA
- the fliS gene encoding flagellar export chaperone FliS, translating to MNAMTAMKQYQQVGVKVQVNEADPHRLIQMLMQGGLDRIAQAKGAMERDAFAEKGVLIGKAINIIGGLRDGLDKSIGGELAENLDRLYEYMTMRLFEASRHNDIDKLNEVGKLLGEIKLAWDQIAPKA from the coding sequence ATGAACGCAATGACAGCAATGAAGCAGTATCAGCAGGTTGGCGTTAAGGTTCAGGTCAACGAGGCCGATCCGCACCGCTTGATCCAGATGCTTATGCAGGGCGGCCTGGACCGCATCGCTCAGGCGAAAGGTGCCATGGAGCGTGATGCGTTTGCTGAAAAGGGTGTGCTTATTGGCAAGGCCATCAACATCATTGGCGGCTTGCGTGACGGGCTCGACAAGAGTATCGGTGGCGAACTGGCGGAGAATCTCGACCGCCTCTATGAATACATGACGATGCGTCTATTCGAGGCGAGTCGGCATAACGATATCGACAAGCTGAACGAAGTGGGCAAACTGCTGGGTGAGATCAAACTGGCCTGGGATCAGATTGCGCCGAAGGCGTAA
- a CDS encoding YkgJ family cysteine cluster protein, producing the protein MNCRPGCGACCIAPSISSPIPGMPFGKLAGERCMHLSDRNFCGLFGEPSRPAVCAAFQADHLVCGDSREDAIRLLGWLEQATA; encoded by the coding sequence ATGAATTGCCGTCCCGGTTGCGGTGCATGTTGTATTGCTCCTTCGATCAGTTCACCGATTCCCGGCATGCCTTTCGGCAAGCTCGCCGGAGAACGTTGTATGCATTTGTCCGATAGGAATTTTTGTGGGCTGTTTGGCGAGCCATCGCGGCCTGCTGTCTGTGCTGCTTTCCAGGCAGATCACTTGGTTTGTGGTGACAGCCGAGAGGATGCGATTCGATTGCTCGGCTGGTTGGAGCAGGCAACAGCGTGA
- a CDS encoding flagellar protein FliT: protein MQPRKQAFATLTGKLRDALVAGDWESITALDDECRTLVAALRDEDAFDASLREQLEELSHLYDELQLSGRSERERLVDELTRLNQSKHVNQAYKPLG from the coding sequence ATGCAGCCACGCAAACAAGCATTCGCTACGCTGACCGGCAAGCTGCGCGATGCCTTGGTAGCAGGCGACTGGGAATCCATAACGGCGCTGGATGATGAGTGCCGCACGCTGGTCGCCGCATTGCGTGACGAAGATGCTTTTGATGCTAGCCTGCGCGAGCAGCTCGAGGAGCTGTCGCATTTGTATGACGAGCTTCAGCTATCTGGGCGTAGCGAACGGGAGCGGCTGGTCGATGAGCTGACTCGCTTGAATCAGTCGAAGCACGTCAATCAAGCCTATAAACCGTTGGGTTGA
- the fliD gene encoding flagellar filament capping protein FliD produces MAGVTGIGSGIDIDSIVSSMVAAERAPKETQLANLEKKTTTQITAVGALKSAISDFQTALENLNKPELFKARAATTSNADLLSVTAGVTAGAGSYQINVTQLAAGSKVALQAIKDDTAAPVTLGSGTLTVSVGDESLPAITVDESNNTLAGIRDAINKAGADKGLSATIVTDTSGSRLVLSSSKTGVNEDITVAVSSGSTGDLSKLAFAGGPAAPGADGSAGVVSKAANAELTIDGLNISSATNKIDTAIEGVTLDLKGLTETGKPITVGVTLDEAGVKKQVQSFVDAYNKLIGVINAQTNVTSVGDGKAPVTGALVGDATARTLLGTIRNELVNVQGSGAIRALTDIGVTTQKDGTLKVDSDKLDTAMESGFEELAGLFAGDTGLASRLDAKLKPYTETGGILEQRNKAMTETISKIDVQKEDLDRRITSLQERLYKQFNAMDLLVGQLSNTSSSLIASLENLPWAANNAKS; encoded by the coding sequence ATGGCTGGCGTAACAGGTATTGGTTCCGGTATTGACATCGACAGTATCGTGTCCAGCATGGTCGCGGCTGAGCGTGCACCTAAAGAGACGCAGCTCGCGAATCTCGAAAAGAAAACCACCACCCAAATTACTGCTGTTGGTGCATTGAAAAGTGCCATCAGTGATTTCCAGACGGCTCTAGAAAATCTGAATAAGCCTGAGCTGTTCAAGGCCCGCGCCGCTACTACATCCAACGCTGATCTTCTCTCGGTGACCGCTGGCGTAACTGCCGGTGCGGGCAGCTATCAAATAAACGTCACTCAGCTTGCTGCGGGCAGCAAGGTGGCGCTTCAGGCAATCAAGGATGACACCGCCGCTCCCGTCACGCTCGGCAGTGGGACGTTGACGGTCAGTGTGGGCGATGAGTCATTGCCGGCGATCACTGTGGATGAAAGCAATAACACGCTGGCGGGTATCCGCGATGCGATTAACAAGGCCGGCGCTGATAAGGGATTGAGTGCAACCATCGTCACCGATACGTCGGGTTCGCGGCTAGTGCTCAGTAGTTCGAAAACCGGCGTTAATGAGGACATTACCGTCGCGGTAAGTAGCGGTTCGACGGGCGATCTGTCCAAGCTCGCCTTCGCGGGTGGGCCGGCTGCACCAGGCGCCGATGGTTCGGCGGGGGTCGTTTCCAAGGCTGCCAACGCCGAACTGACCATCGATGGCCTGAACATCAGCAGCGCTACCAATAAGATCGATACCGCCATTGAGGGTGTCACGCTCGACCTAAAAGGCCTGACGGAAACAGGTAAGCCGATTACGGTTGGCGTCACGCTGGACGAGGCGGGAGTCAAGAAACAGGTTCAATCATTCGTCGACGCTTATAACAAGCTCATTGGCGTCATTAATGCTCAGACCAACGTCACTTCTGTAGGCGATGGCAAGGCGCCGGTAACCGGGGCTCTGGTCGGGGACGCAACCGCACGTACACTGCTCGGTACCATCCGAAACGAGCTGGTGAACGTTCAAGGTTCAGGCGCTATCCGGGCGCTAACGGATATAGGGGTTACCACGCAGAAAGACGGCACCCTGAAAGTTGACAGCGATAAGCTCGATACGGCGATGGAGAGCGGCTTCGAGGAATTGGCAGGGCTATTTGCTGGCGACACAGGTCTTGCGTCGCGCCTCGATGCCAAGCTGAAGCCGTATACCGAAACCGGTGGCATTCTTGAACAGCGCAACAAGGCGATGACCGAGACCATCTCGAAGATCGATGTTCAGAAGGAAGATTTGGACCGCCGCATAACTTCGCTGCAGGAGCGTCTTTACAAGCAGTTCAATGCGATGGACTTGTTGGTGGGGCAGTTGTCCAATACGTCCAGTAGCCTTATCGCATCGCTGGAAAACCTGCCTTGGGCTGCGAATAACGCCAAGAGTTAA
- a CDS encoding pyrimidine/purine nucleoside phosphorylase: MFKVNEYFDGTVKSIAFDMAAGPATIGVMAPGDYEFGTNQLEVMHVVAGSLDVKLPGSENYQTFGAGSQFTVPANSKFQLKVTEATAYLCEYR; this comes from the coding sequence ATGTTCAAGGTCAACGAGTACTTCGACGGCACCGTCAAATCCATTGCCTTCGATATGGCAGCCGGACCGGCCACCATTGGCGTCATGGCCCCTGGAGATTACGAGTTCGGTACCAATCAGCTGGAAGTCATGCACGTAGTTGCTGGCAGCCTGGACGTGAAATTGCCGGGAAGCGAGAACTATCAAACCTTCGGTGCAGGCAGCCAATTCACCGTACCGGCCAATAGCAAGTTTCAGCTGAAGGTGACGGAGGCGACTGCCTACCTCTGCGAGTACCGCTAA